In a genomic window of Prochlorococcus marinus subsp. marinus str. CCMP1375:
- a CDS encoding GDSL-type esterase/lipase family protein: MNYKPKQLIIIGDSSVYGWGDSEAGGWSTRLSRHWINSGKNAVIYSLGIRGDGLEDVAQRWYREWRCRGELRRNFPEGLLLSVGLNDTARIGREDGRPQLSVDAFRFGFERLLKQMKKEAQVMVIGLTPVNENKMPFAKCLWYSNKSCSLYESLIEESCLELDVPFLATYKNMRDELLWKEWITADGIHLNSEGHKWLFKRLREWAPLTTWVDL, from the coding sequence ATGAATTATAAACCTAAGCAATTGATAATAATAGGTGATAGCTCTGTATACGGATGGGGGGATTCTGAAGCGGGTGGATGGAGCACGAGACTAAGTCGTCATTGGATTAATTCAGGTAAGAACGCTGTTATCTATTCATTAGGAATAAGAGGGGATGGGCTTGAAGATGTTGCTCAACGTTGGTATAGAGAGTGGCGATGTAGAGGAGAGCTTAGAAGAAATTTTCCTGAAGGCTTGTTACTTTCAGTAGGCCTTAATGATACTGCAAGAATAGGTAGAGAAGATGGGCGACCTCAACTTTCAGTGGATGCCTTCAGATTTGGATTCGAAAGATTGCTCAAACAAATGAAAAAGGAAGCCCAAGTAATGGTAATAGGGCTGACACCTGTAAATGAAAACAAAATGCCATTTGCAAAATGTCTATGGTATTCAAATAAATCATGTTCTTTATACGAAAGTTTAATAGAAGAAAGCTGTTTAGAGTTGGACGTCCCTTTTCTAGCAACCTATAAAAACATGAGGGATGAGCTGCTATGGAAAGAATGGATAACGGCTGATGGGATTCATCTAAATTCAGAAGGTCATAAATGGCTCTTCAAACGCCTAAGGGAATGGGCTCCTTTAACAACATGGGTGGATTTATGA
- a CDS encoding TIGR00297 family protein — protein sequence MNQLKIFNVFSKFGYMFVNDVLVDWLTAFSLNFLLIAFAQRYPLLTRIGWVHAGILGTILWGCLGWTGWMTVVIYLVLGSLVTKIGYSYKKARGIAEGRDGRRGPENVWGSAATGAILALLFKLFSSFSQYQYIILIAFASSFSSKLADTFGSEIGKRWGRKTFLITSLKPVKAGTDGAISFEGTVASLVGSFVMTLVMYVFSFVNSFSAFLIVLLSGFVATIAESLFGAIYQDKFKWLTNEVVNFLQTSFASILSIWLALIFLTTS from the coding sequence TTGAATCAACTTAAAATTTTTAATGTATTTTCTAAATTTGGATATATGTTTGTAAATGATGTACTCGTTGATTGGTTAACGGCTTTTTCCCTAAATTTTTTACTTATTGCTTTTGCCCAACGTTATCCACTGCTTACTAGAATAGGATGGGTACATGCAGGCATCCTTGGAACGATTCTTTGGGGTTGCTTAGGTTGGACAGGATGGATGACAGTTGTTATATACCTTGTGCTTGGATCTCTAGTTACAAAAATTGGATATTCGTATAAAAAGGCAAGAGGTATTGCTGAAGGGAGAGATGGTAGACGAGGGCCAGAGAATGTCTGGGGATCTGCGGCAACTGGTGCAATATTGGCTTTGCTTTTTAAACTATTTAGTAGTTTCAGTCAATACCAATATATTATTTTGATAGCTTTCGCATCAAGCTTCTCATCGAAATTAGCAGATACATTTGGTAGTGAGATTGGTAAAAGATGGGGACGTAAAACTTTTTTAATTACTAGTTTAAAGCCTGTGAAAGCAGGCACAGATGGAGCAATAAGCTTTGAAGGGACAGTGGCTAGCTTGGTGGGTAGCTTTGTGATGACTTTAGTGATGTATGTATTTTCATTTGTCAATTCCTTTTCAGCTTTTTTAATCGTATTGCTAAGCGGTTTTGTTGCAACTATAGCTGAGAGTCTATTTGGAGCCATATACCAAGATAAATTTAAATGGCTTACAAATGAAGTCGTTAACTTTCTTCAAACTAGTTTTGCTTCTATTCTTTCAATTTGGTTGGCGTTGATATTTTTAACAACCAGCTAA